From one Dermacentor silvarum isolate Dsil-2018 chromosome 3, BIME_Dsil_1.4, whole genome shotgun sequence genomic stretch:
- the LOC119444244 gene encoding uncharacterized protein LOC119444244 — protein MPFRLVGLVGIFRCGTLLFLPWDDYSAVDHEAAQTVNDHLPEQPLNQNVKHPVGGGTPTHAEELRLLPRPRWAPIGGAPLTFDTTPDLEAFLAQLGQLLHKELCHRHYNTLGNLLRFYRDYRYSRSSSLATFLRDYPAEVFEEGLSCVGLSLHLCRTLEQQFPHARPFLVSCEEWIPDVASYCSHDPPDDASSVKEHVLVALRVLAGTRRGLVLLDPGYHVGFPVVVMDDGCAPHSGHFVQSHTSKSTKEYCYEAVGEGYVLWRVTETRMGCSKTWDNVLYVGGAFQSALSYSEKRNLLYDFRTLVARRNGRGPTAGVYCKLDELNRNPVFTLFYNKDGQRTETKLPFGSFGSATPPVTECAQQIGMAPDKLLALLTGMADLYEDVDFVNQLLDLNRRVDPFEELK, from the exons ATGCCTTTCAGGTTGGTTGGCCTTGTGGGCATTTTTCGGTGTGGGACTCTGCTCTTCCTTCCCTGGGATGACTACTCGGCTGTCGACCATGAAGCGGCCCAAACG GTGAATGACCATCTGCCAGAGCAGCCTTTGAACCAAAATGTGAAGCATCCTGTAGGGGGTGGAACCCCCACCCATGCTGAAGAGCTACGGCTTCTGCCACGGCCTCGCTGGGCACCAATCGGTGGCGCTCCGTTGACCTTTGACACCACACCTGATCTGGAGGCTTTCTTGGCCCAACTGGGACAGCTGCTGCACAAGGAACTATGCCATAGACACTACAACACCCTGGGCAACCTCTTGCGCTTCTACAGGGACTACCGTTACAGTAGGAGCAGCAGCCTGGCGACCTTCCTCCGTGACTACCCAGCTGAGGTCTTTGAGGAGGGCCTCTCGTGTGTTGGCTTGAGTCTGCATCTGTGCCGCACCCTGGAGCAGCAGTTTCCCCATGCACGGCCCTTCTTGGTCTCGTGCGAAGAGTGGATCCCTGACGTGGCGTCCTACTGCAGCCACGACCCCCCAGATGATGCGTCCAGTGTGAAAGAGCACGTGCTGGTTGCCCTTCGGGTGCTGGCAGGCACCCGCCGGGGTCTGGTGTTGCTGGACCCGGGATACCACGTGGGCTTCCCTGTCGTCGTCATGGACGATGGCTGCGCTCCACACAGTGGCCACTTCGTCCAGTCACACACGTCCAAGTCCACCAAGGAGTACTGCTATGAGGCTGTGGGCGAAGGATACGTGCTCTGGCGGGTGACTGAGACTCGCATGGGGTGCAGCAAGACATGGGACAATGTCCTGTATGTTGGCGGTGCCTTCCAGAGTGCACTCAGCTACTCGGAGAAGCGAAATCTGCTCTACGACTTCAGGACTCTAGTGGCACGACGCAACGGTCGCGGCCCTACAGCAGGAGTTTACTGTAAACTGGATGAGCTGAACCGCAATCCTGTCTTCACACTCTTCTATAACAAGGATGGCCAGAGGACTGAGACGAAGCTGCCATTTGGATCGTTTGGCTCTGCCACACCACCAGTCACAGAGTGTGCCCAACAGATAGGAATGGCCCCCGACAAGCTGCTCGCTCTCCTCACTGGCATGGCTGACCTGTACGAGGATGTAGACTTTGTCAACCAACTGCTGGACCTCAACCGCAGAGTGGACCCTTTTGAAGAGCTGAAATAA